In Ptiloglossa arizonensis isolate GNS036 chromosome 6, iyPtiAriz1_principal, whole genome shotgun sequence, a single window of DNA contains:
- the LOC143147811 gene encoding uncharacterized protein LOC143147811 isoform X2: MFLRRLFRKKCQEYKCENPFNTDVDFELLPLRQKVEILRALCDFRLDAEDVEQSLSNLDSDSLRVEPLGHDRKNSAYWYFYGTRLYREDYIDTSNSISHKQKSKPRDKKRKRRRSRVAKEEEEEEEKKEDSLIHEEGKESVWQVVCFTQQDWSRLVEKFRDSEYDTERKLYRTLSEDFMPEIPKLFDLKEKQQRRKLLQRNSSRVLRSHEPATQMETVMVRSKIKTKTNKGSKKGTQNSKNVYVKEETPPPLSSPPVQKKGRQTNNSLASAVGQIVIHTRDEVEGLEKKKGVGSNSDGNYVSSNYGYKFGYSFGIEEEERRVGMHKVLESLKDHVDAWPFVDPVDEEYAPRYYSVVRKPMDLSTMEEKLEGGLYKNLNDFKRDFCLIVDNCRQYNGSDNEYTEMAVNLKEAFDKAVNRYLESETSSDEDASSPKSFPATPASPSCPSRVSSPHQNRKRSKKSTKKSKSYKSESKAKSKANDKNDEEEKRGKNYKLPKKKRGKKKSKRAKDEESVNEEEQEEQESEDAMSESSIVTSKRRKHIDVNNLLLKTKKLSSKESEELKKINKKISKERHQQKKEVESVRPIKESKENKKRKEDFEEDYEPLVIAKSKSRKIEKKELEETEIFTNNAKKSKAKKIESHEDEAALENTDKTQHIKVKKSRKKERGGLKALKPDEKYEKSRVKDKEKKSKQKNDEPKNGEISSEIDSKDLDLESDLDSKGTHTSKKIVAFIGDKDIESLDGLKDKISERRREEKLKSEKEKQKKPAKGDLHNVYSKKVPSNGSTFHDSEKASARRPKLKKGMKEEKVPTTEDAVKNQDQEANETKKVKVAQTKHTKGFGKEESSIQALNQATEQTLHDINKWLDDAPKLSEFSSGSDSPIFHSSVESGRSGPKVEAPRKRPSSIKIFGPHGPTRPKKIQRTIDRLQPGKSKGNLLLKKPLNLPSVNANETTVYQLTSDNDQANKNADEEPKLSLGTVLKNVDSIQLICKSIVSSPNPNFSNDDEEEDHNALPTAPVPSLKEEKSSTGKTTIQTPTVAEESKDSQSSAKETQKPKAATPNLSAWFKAFGAPKSKKKDEESEDGATKKDGEVQEVFCGRQRRVSTGGSSVSESVSSFSQESPPGRAGRSPQGQPVMASVEPQIRGAGFYQDALSTGSSPYNSPYYATPPRYSAQLPPTPSPQNHPLSPAYPSSSYEQAPLYSQIPAQQSHPTFQKSPQENSGETYHQLSPTFPQRSPQANFPQNSTPTETYNQQLQPTNQNPSPVYSQHSPQPIQQVYPQSSPQPPPSNYSQPSPQQPPTPKYSQLSPQQNAANYSQPSPQASNYSQASPQQPHSPYSQPSPQAPPSYSQPSPQQQHSPYAQSPQQSSSYSQLSPQPPSTYSQPSPQPPPVFPQQSQPSNFSHPSPQTHSAGYSQSSPQPLTVYSQPSPQPRNYSQPSPQQIQPFPQHSPQAPSTYSQPSPQNASYSQPSPQPPVKYSQPSPQQSANYSHSIHSPQTPQNYSQLSPQQAPSSNYSQPSPSPQQSRNYPQPSPSPQQSRSYSQPSPSPQQSRNYSQPSPSPQQSRSYSQPSPQQKTVCTSQPSQQAPSYSQPSPQQSTNYTQQPQPSKSSEDCPQSAATTAPAASSYTQGFKQNHSYIQSPAPASISETEHRTEYLKSTGSAEKTTSGGGDQQRNFTVPTEASLNLNANHQIYQSPNQYPPAFGNNYPNIDLQRSVSRQEQPQQQQQASQEQRSSFTDLTESLNAQKYVQQRSFLGKTSSTAGEQLSTQDQSQILAFQQNLTTHEQLYPSGFQTSGYPMSNSRPVYPSPHYFDASSKTATSGPVNSTASNLPPVKKRIYNESSTDASRGLTQETAARSGQEQQFGFDPIMALPQPDAVSASQFDAAFVGNLADPVATNTAYARLGLGLVGRTSKEQQQLLTIPRPPPTKPEHLAYARSPASGAAELDLNLLQSLQTAAAKNTQGILSMSRRSGETLTASAPVKTRKSRKSKQQQQQEQQNVANVSTAVSTEPQSATGIPGFPQYTGTSADSISLKNTGMVPPAGSAFNFAASTSTTTSSAFYDKDATAAAFAFLDEFRNPNRYYSMALRQQQQQQQPQHTPVTDATQQACNKLSNQPPRNYPPHPFLHSAQRSTAYGPPVSAYVTPHGPNLTMDPTAYQQYIHSLYALQPPPHHHRPSWL, translated from the exons ATGTTTCTCCGTAGACTGTTTCGTAAGAAATGTCAG gaATACAAATGTGAGAATCCTTTTAATACAGATGTAGATTTTGAGTTATTGCCTcttcgtcagaaagtagaaatactaCGAGCTCTCTGCGACTTCAGGCTTGACGCTGAAGACGTG GAGCAATCATTAAGTAATTTGGACTCGGATAGTCTGCGAGTCGAACCTTTAGGACATGATCGTAAGAATTCTGCCTATTGGTACTTTTACGGCACTCGATTATATAGGGAGGACTACATTGATACTTCTAACAGCATCTCACATAAACAGAAAAGTAAACCTAGGGATAAAAAGCGCAAAAGACGACGAAGCAGAGTGGCgaaggaggaagaggaagaggaggagaagaaggaagacaGTTTAATACACGAGGAAGGAAAGGAAAGTGTTTGGCAAGTTGTTTGCTTCACACAGCAGGATTGGAGTCGTTTAGTTGAAAAATTTCGTGACTCG GAGTACGATACCGAACGTAAACTCTACCGTACGCTATCCGAGGATTTCATGCCAGAAATACCGAAGCTTTTTGATTTGAAAGAGAAGCAACAGAGGCGCAAGTTATTACAACGTAACAGTTCACGAGTTCTTCGAAGTCACGAGCCTGCAACACAGATGGAAACAGTCATGGTTAGATCGAAGATCAAAACCAAAACAAATAAAGGGAGTAAAAAGGGGACTCAGAACTCGAAAAATGTTTACGTTAAAGAGGAAACACCTCCGCCCTTGTCTTCGCCGCCTGTTCAGAAGAAAGGACGGCAAACTAATAATTCATTAGCTTCTGCTGTTGGTCAGATTGTGATTCATACTAGAGACGAAGTCGAAGggttagaaaaaaagaaaggtgtAGGAAGTAATAGTGATGGGAATTATGTGTCTTCTAATTATGGATATAAATTCGGATATTCGTTTGGCATCGAGGAAGAAGAACGTCGTGTTGGAATGCATAAGGTTCTTGAGAGTCTCAAGGATCACGTGGATGCGTGGCCATTCGTTGATCCTGTGGATGAAGAATATGCACCaag ATACTATAGCGTAGTACGGAAACCAATGGATCTCAGTACAATGGAGGAAAAACTCGAGGGTGGTTTATATAAGaatttaaatgattttaaaCGAGATTTTTGTCTTATAGTGGATAACTGTAGACAATACAATGGTTCTGATAATG AGTACACAGAAATGGCAGTCAATCTTAAGGAAGCATTTGATAAAGCTGTAAATCGCTATTTGGAATCGGAAACATCCAGCGACGAAGATGCTTCGTCGCCAAAATCATTCCCCGCTACACCTGCGTCTCCATCATGCCCATCCCGAGTTTCATCTCCCCATCAAAATCGTAAGCGTTCAAAAAAGTCCACTAAAAAGTCTAAATCGTACAAATCCGAGAGTAAAGCAAAGTCTAAAGCAAACGATAAAAACGATGAGGAGGAGAAACGGGGGAAGAATTATAAACTTCCAAAGAAGAAGAGGGGCAAGAAAAAGAGTAAAAGAGCGAAAGATGAGGAATCTGTGAACGAGGAGGAACAGGAAGAACAAGAAAGCGAGGACGCTATGTCTGAATCGAGTATTGTAACGTCAAAAAGAAGGAAACATATTGACGTGAACAATTTATTGTTGAAAACCAAAAAGCTGTCATCCAAAGAATCAGAGGAGctgaaaaagataaataaaaagatTAGTAAGGAACGTCATCAGCAAAAAAAGGAGGTGGAAAGCGTACGGCCAATAAAAGAATCAAAAGAGAATAAAAAGCGGAAAGAGGACTTTGAGGAAGATTACGAACCCCTAGTCATCGCGAAAAGTAAAAGTAGGAAGATCGAGAAGAAAGAACTCGAAGAGACCGAGATATTTACGAACAACGCCAAGAAGAGTAAAGCAAAAAAGATCGAATCTCACGAGGACGAGGCAGCGCTAGAGAACACAGACAAGACTCAGCATATCAAAGTTAAGAAAAGTCGGAAAAAGGAAAGGGGGGGTTTAAAAGCCTTAAAGCCTGACGAGAAGTATGAGAAAAGCCGAGTAAAGGACaaagagaaaaaatcaaaacagAAAAACGATGAACCCAAAAACGGGGAGATATCGAGCGAAATAGATTCCAAAGACTTAGATCTAGAAAGCGATTTAGATTCAAAAGGAACACATACATCTAAGAAAATTGTCGCATTTATAGGTGATAAGGATATAGAATCCTTGGACGGTTTAAAAGATAAGATAAGTGAGAGGCGACGAGAGGAGAAGTTGAAGagtgaaaaagagaaacagaaGAAACCAGCGAAAGGCGATCTTCACAATGTGTATTCAAAAAAAGTGCCTTCAAACGGTAGTACCTTTCACGACAGCGAGAAAGCCAGCGCAAGACGACCAAAGTTAAAAAAAGgaatgaaagaagaaaaagttccTACCACGGAGGATGCGGTGAAAAACCAAGACCAAGAagcgaacgaaacaaagaaagtaaAAGTGGCTCAGACCAAGCATACCAAAGGATTTGGAAAAGAAGAAAGCTCGATACAAGCATTAAATCAAGCAACGGAGCAAACACTCCAT GACATCAACAAATGGCTAGATGACGCACCAAAGCTTTCTGAATTTTCTTCCGGGAGCGATTCTCCGATATTTCATTCTTCCGTTGAATCTGGTCGGTCAGGACCAAAGGTAGAAGCGCCAAGAAAACGACCAAGTTCTATTAAGATCTTTGGCCCTCACGGACCCACTAGACCAAAAAAGATACAACGTACTATAGATCGTTTGCAACCTGGAAAAAGTAAGGGAAACTTGCTTTTGAAGAAGCCACTTAACCTACCAAGTGTTAACGCCAACGAAACAACTGTTTATCAGTTGACTAGTGACAATGATCAGGCAAACAAGAACGCTGACGAGGAACCAAAACTTAGCTTAGGGACTGTTTTAAAAAATGTGGATTCTATTCAATTGATTTGTAAGAGCATAGTCTCCTCGCCAAATCCtaatttttcgaacgacgacgaggaaGAGGACCACAACGCTCTTCCCACGGCCCCGGTACCCAGTCTGAAGGAGGAAAAATCATCGACCGGGAAAACGACGATCCAAACACCAACAGTGGCGGAGGAATCTAAAGACAGTCAATCTAGTGCGAAGGAAACTCAAAAACCGAAAGCCGCGACGCCAAACTTGAGTGCCTGGTTCAAGGCGTTCGGTGCGCCGAAATCGAAAAAGAAGGACGAGGAGTCTGAGGACGGCGCGACGAAGAAAGACGGCGAAGTGCAGGAAGTGTTCTGTGGTAGACAGAGAAGAGTGAGTACAGGTGGTAGCAGTGTGAGTGAATCCGTATCCAGTTTTTCTCAAGAGTCACCGCCTGGACGCGCTGGTCGATCACCGCAGGGCCAGCCCGTAATGGCTTCTGTCGAGCCGCAGATAAGAGGTGCTGGATTCTATCAGGATGCCTTATCGACGGGAAGTAGTCCTTACAATAGCCCTTATTACGCTACACCCCCGAGATACAGTGCTCAATTGCCACCCACTCCGTCACCACAAAATCATCCACTATCCCCGGCGTATCCGTCGTCGTCTTACGAACAGGCGCCCCTTTACTCTCAGATACCGGCTCAGCAGTCCCATCCGACGTTTCAGAAGTCTCCCCAGGAAAATTCTGGCGAAACGTATCACCAATTGTCGCCCACGTTTCCGCAGCGTTCACCGCAGGCCAACTTCCCCCAGAATTCGACACCGACCGAGACCTACAATCAGCAATTGCAGCCGACCAATCAGAATCCATCGCCGGTTTATTCGCAACACTCTCCGCAACCGATCCAACAAGTGTATCCTCAGTCTTCGCCTCAGCCGCCGCCGTCGAATTACTCCCAACCATCGCCGCAGCAACCGCCCACCCCGAAATACTCGCAGCTCTCTCCGCAACAGAACGCTGCCAATTACTCTCAGCCTTCCCCTCAAGCTTCTAACTACTCTCAAGCATCGCCACAGCAACCACACTCACCGTATTCTCAGCCGTCACCTCAAGCACCGCCCAGTTACTCTCAACCGTCTCCGCAGCAACAACACTCGCCTTACGCCCAGTCTCCCCAGCAGTCGTCCAGTTATTCTCAGCTGTCCCCCCAGCCGCCGTCTACCTACTCTCAACCGTCGCCACAGCCGCCACCAGTTTTCCCGCAGCAGTCGCAACCGTCGAACTTCTCTCATCCGTCACCTCAGACACATTCAGCCGGCTATTCGCAGTCGTCGCCGCAACCTCTGACGGTGTATTCCCAACCATCGCCACAGCCGCGAAATTATTCCCAGCCGTCTCCACAGCAAATTCAACCCTTCCCCCAGCATTCGCCACAGGCACCGTCCACGTACTCTCAACCATCGCCACAGAACGCCTCCTACTCCCAACCGTCGCCACAGCCGCCGGTGAAATATTCTCAGCCGTCCCCACAGCAGTCGGCGAATTACTCCCATTCGATACACTCGCCCCAAACGCCTCAGAACTACTCGCAGCTGTCTCCGCAGCAAGCGCCATCGAGCAACTACTCGCAGCCGTCGCCGTCGCCTCAGCAGTCGCGGAATTATCCGCAGCCTTCGCCGTCGCCTCAGCAGTCCCGTAGCTACTCGcagccgtcgccgtcgccgcagCAGTCGCGCAACTACTCTCAGCCTTCGCCGTCACCGCAGCAGTCTCGCAGTTATTCTCAACCGTCGCCGCAACAGAAGACCGTTTGCACGTCTCAACCGTCGCAACAAGCACCTAGCTACTCGCAGCCATCCCCTCAACAGAGTACAAACTACACACAGCAACCGCAGCCGTCTAAGAGCTCGGAGGATTGCCCGCAGAGCGCGGCCACAACCGCGCCAGCGGCTTCGAGTTACACCCAAG GTTTCAAGCAGAATCATTCGTACATTCAGTCCCCGGCGCCGGCGTCTATCAGCGAGACGGAGCATCGAACGGAGTATCTCAAGTCGACTGGCAGCGCCGAGAAGACAACAAGCGGTGGTGGTGATCAGCAACGGAACTTCACCGTGCCCACAGAGGCATCGTTGAACCTGAACGCGAATCATCAGATCTACCAGTCGCCGAATCAATATCCGCCGGCGTTTGGGAACAATTACCCGAACATCGATCTTCAGCGGTCAGTTTCGCGACAGGAGCAaccgcaacagcaacaacaagcaTCTCAGGAGCAACGTTCCAGCTTCACCGATCTCACCGAGTCGCTAAACGCGCAGAAGTACGTACAGCAGCGCTCGTTCCTCGGCAAAACGTCGTCGACCGCCGGCGAGCAACTGTCGACGCAGGATCAGTCGCAGATATTAGCATTCCAGCAGAACCTGACAACGCACGAGCAACTCTACCCGAGTGGTTTCCAGACGTCCGGTTACCCGATGTCGAACTCCAGACCGGTCTATCCCAGTCCGCATTATTTTGACGCCAGCTCGAAGACTGCCACCAGTGGGCCTGTAAATAGCACGGCCAGCAACCTGCCGCCCGTGAAGAAACGTATATACAATGAATCGTCCACCGACGCGTCGCGCGGTTTGACGCAGGAGACCGCTGCCAGGAGCGGGCAGGAGCAACAGTTTGGCTTCGACCCGATAATGGCGCTTCCACAACCGGACGCGGTATCGGCCAGCCAATTCGACGCGGCATTCGTTGGCAACCTAGCCGATCCCGTGGCCACGAACACCGCGTACGCGCGCCTCGGTCTGGGTTTGGTGGGTCGCACCAGCAAGGAGCAACAACAACTGTTGACGATCCCACGACCGCCGCCGACGAAACCCGAGCATCTGGCGTACGCGCGGAGTCCAGCCTCGGGGGCTGCGGAGCTGGATCTGAATCTCCTGCAAAGTTTGCAAACGGCAGCCGCGAAGAACACGCAAGGCATATTGTCCATGTCGCGTAGAAGCGGGGAAACCCTGACCGCGTCGGCGCCGGTGAAAACGCGGAAAAGTAGAAAGAGcaaacagcagcaacaacaggaGCAACAGAacgtcgcgaacgtttcgaccgcGGTAAGCACCGAGCCCCAATCAGCCACTGGTATACCTGGTTTCCCGCAGTACACCGGTACGTCCGCGGACTCTATCAGTCTGAAGAACACCGGTATGGTCCCGCCAGCTGGAAGTGCCTTCAATTTCGCCGCATCGACCAGCACGACCACCAGTTCAGCCTTCTACGATAAGGACGCGACCGCCGCAGCGTTTGCTTTTTTGGACGAGTTTCGCAATCCGAACCGATATTACAGCATGGCGCTGaggcagcagcaacagcagcagcagccgcAGCACACGCCGGTAACGGACGCCACGCAGCAAGCCTGCAACAAGCTCAGCAATCAACCACCGAGGAACTATCCACCTCATCCCTTTCTTCATTCCGCTCAGAGGTCGACGGCATACGGACCACCGGTTTCGGCATACGTCACGCCACACGGCCCAAATTTAACGATGGACCCAACCGCGTACCAGCAGTACATTCATTCCCTCTATGCTCTTCAACCGCCGCCGCATCATCATCGACCGTCCTGGCTTTAG